A single region of the Gossypium arboreum isolate Shixiya-1 chromosome 12, ASM2569848v2, whole genome shotgun sequence genome encodes:
- the LOC108479620 gene encoding tricalbin-3-like isoform X1, with product MIFLKPSSFSSSFSFPLLLPLCPCKTNLCFATRNKNYKTPLINRLIAHRKYCLLACAIRSPNPNRLNVRVARNLVANGFSSEFVDGERERENESQESSIQMGSNFASFEQDPIVGKLRTQLGVIHPIPSPPINRNIVGLFVFFFFVGVAFDKIWTSRRRRGKLGALDGDLVRMGGGVWPQVPTSFSLFLEKDLQRKESVEWVNMVLGKLWKVYRGGIENWIIGLLQPVIDNLNKPDYVQRVEIKQFSLGDEPLSVRNVERRTSRRVNDLQYQIGLRYTGGARMLLMLTLKFGIIPIVVPVGIRDFDIDGELWVKLRLIPTEPFVGAVSWAFVSLPKIKFELSPFRLFNLMAIPVLSMFLRKLLTVDLPRLFVRPKKIVLDFQNGKAVGPVANGLKSGEIQEEKNKDFVGELSVTLVDARKLFYVFYGKTDPYVTLSLGDQVIRSKRNSQTTIIGPPGEPIWNQDFHLLVANHRKEKLCIQVKDSLGFLDLTIGTGEVDLGTLKDTVPSDQIVVLQGAWGVFGKRSAGEILLRLTYKAYVEDEEDDTTVVGSVDTDASDDELSDSDELNVTNVQGVKQFTDETDKESFMDVLAALIVSEEFQGIVSSEPGSKSFDDISRTGSLKTRFSGVNGESLPSDSDKGSESSGGSILLWFAVITSVSVLIALSISGSSFFNP from the exons ATGATCTTTCTAAaaccttcttctttttcttccagTTTCAGCTTCCCTCTCCTTCTTCCTCTTTGCCCTTGTAAAACCAACCTCTGTTTCGCAACTAGGAATAAGAATTACAAGACCCCGCTCATCAATCGCTTAATCGCACACCGGAAATATTGTCTTCTTGCTTGTGCAATTCGCAGTCCAAATCCCAACAGGCTTAATGTAAGGGTAGCTAGAAATCTTGTAGCCAATGGCTTTTCAAGTGAGTTTGTGGATGGGGAAAGGGAAAGGGAAAATGAAAGTCAAGAATCTTCAATCCAAATGGGTTCAAATTTCGCTAGTTTCGAACAAGACCCCATTGTTGGCAAATTACGGACTCAGCTAGGTGTTATCCACCCAATCCCGTCCCCTCCAATTAACCGTAACATTGTTGGattatttgtttttttcttttttgttgggGTTGCTTTTGATAAAATCTGGACTTCAAGGAGGAGGAGGGGCAAATTGGGGGCTTTAGATGGTGACCTTGTTAGAATGGGAGGAGGGGTTTGGCCCCAAGTCCCGACTAGTTTTTCATTGTTCTTGGAAAAGGATTTGCAGAGGAAAGAATCAGTTGAATGGGTTAATATGGTGTTGGGGAAGTTATGGAAAGTTTATAGAGGTGGGATTGAGAATTGGATCATTGGGTTACTGCAACCTGTTATTGATAATCTTAACAAACCTGATTATGTCCAGAGAGTGGAAATTAAGCAGTTTTCTTTAGGGGATGAGCCTTTGTCTGTTAGGAATGTTGAGCGTAGAACTTCGCGGCGAGTCAATGATTTGCA GTATCAAATAGGGCTTCGTTATACTGGTGGTGCTCGCATGTTGTTGATGTTAACATTAAAATTTGGCATTATCCCAATTGTTGTGCCAGTTGGTATTCGAGATTTTGACATTGATGGAGAACTTTGGGTTAAATTGCGATTGATACCGACAGAACCTTTTGTTGGAGCTGTGTCATGGGCTTTCGTCTCGCTTCCGAAGATCAAGTTTGAGTTATCTCCATTTCGCTTGTTTAACTTAATGG CAATTCCAGTTCTTTCAAT GTTTTTGAGAAAACTGCTCACTGTGGATTTGCCTCGATTATTTGTCCGCCCAAAGAAGATTGttctggatttccaaaatgggAAAGCAGTTGGCCCTGTTGCAAATGGTTTGAAATCAGGAGAAATTCAAGAAGAGAAGAACAAGGATTTTGTTGGAGAACTATCCGTGACTCTTGTAGATGCCAGGAAACTGTTTTATGTTTTTTATG GCAAAACTGATCCATATGTTACTCTAAGCCTGGGGGATCAAGTTATACGCAGTAAAAGGAACAGTCAAACCACTATTATTGGGCCTCCTGGTGAGCCAATTTGGAATCAG GATTTTCATTTACTTGTGGCAAACCATAGAAAAGAAAAACTATGCATCCAAGTGAAGGACTCCCTTGGGTTCTTGGATTTGACAATTGGTACAGGAGAG GTTGATCTTGGGACTCTCAAGGACACTGTTCCATCGGATCAGATTGTTGTCTTGCAAGGAGCTTGGGGAGTGTTTGGAAAGAGATCTGCCGGAGAAATATTACTTCGGTTAACGTATAAAGCTTATGTTGAGGATGAAGAAGATGACACAACTGTGGTTGGATCTGTTGATACGGATGCTTCAGATGATGAATTATCTGATTCTGATGAACTAAATGTGACAAATGTGCAGGGTGTAAAGCAATTTACAGATGAAACAGACAAGGAGTCCTTTATGGATGTTCTAGCAGCTTTGATTGTTAGTGAGGAATTTCAAGGCATAGTATCGTCCGAACCTGGGAGCAAATCTTTTGATGACATATCAAGAACAGGATCTCTAAAAACAAGATTTAGTGGTGTTAATGGGGAATCTTTGCCATCGGATTCTGATAAGGGTTCTGAATCATCTGGAG GATCAATCTTATTATGGTTTGCTGTGATTACAAGTGTATCAGTGTTAATTGCACTCAGTATCAGTGGCTCGAGTTTCTTCAACCCTTGA
- the LOC108479620 gene encoding tricalbin-3-like isoform X2 — MIFLKPSSFSSSFSFPLLLPLCPCKTNLCFATRNKNYKTPLINRLIAHRKYCLLACAIRSPNPNRLNVRVARNLVANGFSSEFVDGERERENESQESSIQMGSNFASFEQDPIVGKLRTQLGVIHPIPSPPINRNIVGLFVFFFFVGVAFDKIWTSRRRRGKLGALDGDLVRMGGGVWPQVPTSFSLFLEKDLQRKESVEWVNMVLGKLWKVYRGGIENWIIGLLQPVIDNLNKPDYVQRVEIKQFSLGDEPLSVRNVERRTSRRVNDLQYQIGLRYTGGARMLLMLTLKFGIIPIVVPVGIRDFDIDGELWVKLRLIPTEPFVGAVSWAFVSLPKIKFELSPFRLFNLMAIPVLSMFLRKLLTVDLPRLFVRPKKIVLDFQNGKAVGPVANGLKSGEIQEEKNKDFVGELSVTLVDARKLFYVFYGKTDPYVTLSLGDQVIRSKRNSQTTIIGPPGEPIWNQDFHLLVANHRKEKLCIQVKDSLGFLDLTIGTGEVDLGTLKDTVPSDQIVVLQGAWGVFGKRSAGEILLRLTYKAYVEDEEDDTTVGVKQFTDETDKESFMDVLAALIVSEEFQGIVSSEPGSKSFDDISRTGSLKTRFSGVNGESLPSDSDKGSESSGGSILLWFAVITSVSVLIALSISGSSFFNP, encoded by the exons ATGATCTTTCTAAaaccttcttctttttcttccagTTTCAGCTTCCCTCTCCTTCTTCCTCTTTGCCCTTGTAAAACCAACCTCTGTTTCGCAACTAGGAATAAGAATTACAAGACCCCGCTCATCAATCGCTTAATCGCACACCGGAAATATTGTCTTCTTGCTTGTGCAATTCGCAGTCCAAATCCCAACAGGCTTAATGTAAGGGTAGCTAGAAATCTTGTAGCCAATGGCTTTTCAAGTGAGTTTGTGGATGGGGAAAGGGAAAGGGAAAATGAAAGTCAAGAATCTTCAATCCAAATGGGTTCAAATTTCGCTAGTTTCGAACAAGACCCCATTGTTGGCAAATTACGGACTCAGCTAGGTGTTATCCACCCAATCCCGTCCCCTCCAATTAACCGTAACATTGTTGGattatttgtttttttcttttttgttgggGTTGCTTTTGATAAAATCTGGACTTCAAGGAGGAGGAGGGGCAAATTGGGGGCTTTAGATGGTGACCTTGTTAGAATGGGAGGAGGGGTTTGGCCCCAAGTCCCGACTAGTTTTTCATTGTTCTTGGAAAAGGATTTGCAGAGGAAAGAATCAGTTGAATGGGTTAATATGGTGTTGGGGAAGTTATGGAAAGTTTATAGAGGTGGGATTGAGAATTGGATCATTGGGTTACTGCAACCTGTTATTGATAATCTTAACAAACCTGATTATGTCCAGAGAGTGGAAATTAAGCAGTTTTCTTTAGGGGATGAGCCTTTGTCTGTTAGGAATGTTGAGCGTAGAACTTCGCGGCGAGTCAATGATTTGCA GTATCAAATAGGGCTTCGTTATACTGGTGGTGCTCGCATGTTGTTGATGTTAACATTAAAATTTGGCATTATCCCAATTGTTGTGCCAGTTGGTATTCGAGATTTTGACATTGATGGAGAACTTTGGGTTAAATTGCGATTGATACCGACAGAACCTTTTGTTGGAGCTGTGTCATGGGCTTTCGTCTCGCTTCCGAAGATCAAGTTTGAGTTATCTCCATTTCGCTTGTTTAACTTAATGG CAATTCCAGTTCTTTCAAT GTTTTTGAGAAAACTGCTCACTGTGGATTTGCCTCGATTATTTGTCCGCCCAAAGAAGATTGttctggatttccaaaatgggAAAGCAGTTGGCCCTGTTGCAAATGGTTTGAAATCAGGAGAAATTCAAGAAGAGAAGAACAAGGATTTTGTTGGAGAACTATCCGTGACTCTTGTAGATGCCAGGAAACTGTTTTATGTTTTTTATG GCAAAACTGATCCATATGTTACTCTAAGCCTGGGGGATCAAGTTATACGCAGTAAAAGGAACAGTCAAACCACTATTATTGGGCCTCCTGGTGAGCCAATTTGGAATCAG GATTTTCATTTACTTGTGGCAAACCATAGAAAAGAAAAACTATGCATCCAAGTGAAGGACTCCCTTGGGTTCTTGGATTTGACAATTGGTACAGGAGAG GTTGATCTTGGGACTCTCAAGGACACTGTTCCATCGGATCAGATTGTTGTCTTGCAAGGAGCTTGGGGAGTGTTTGGAAAGAGATCTGCCGGAGAAATATTACTTCGGTTAACGTATAAAGCTTATGTTGAGGATGAAGAAGATGACACAACTGTG GGTGTAAAGCAATTTACAGATGAAACAGACAAGGAGTCCTTTATGGATGTTCTAGCAGCTTTGATTGTTAGTGAGGAATTTCAAGGCATAGTATCGTCCGAACCTGGGAGCAAATCTTTTGATGACATATCAAGAACAGGATCTCTAAAAACAAGATTTAGTGGTGTTAATGGGGAATCTTTGCCATCGGATTCTGATAAGGGTTCTGAATCATCTGGAG GATCAATCTTATTATGGTTTGCTGTGATTACAAGTGTATCAGTGTTAATTGCACTCAGTATCAGTGGCTCGAGTTTCTTCAACCCTTGA
- the LOC108479621 gene encoding uncharacterized protein LOC108479621, whose amino-acid sequence MHFWRKVRRVWVSVSDRLKPHKPTVKGGKDGETCSGNGLLKLQDDVKMCGYEDVQVMWDLLNSPEIKQIGAATTTVVSSSKQWPSSWTAISWHNQGNTASSSSFCWVKSGIDNS is encoded by the exons ATGCACTTTTGGCGGAAGGTGAGGAGGGTCTGGGTGTCTGTCTCCGACAGGCTTAAACCCCATAAACCCACTGTCAAAG GTGGGAAAGATGGTGAAACCTGTAGTGGAAATGGTTTATTAAAGCTTCAAGATGATGTAAAGATGTGTGGATATGAAGACGTACAGGTGATGTGGGACTTACTGAATTCACCCGAAATCAAACAAATAGGTGCCGCAACAACCACGGTGGTGTCTAGCAGCAAACAATGGCCATCTTCTTGGACGGCTATCTCTTGGCATAACCAAGGAAATACTGCCTCGTCATCTTCATTTTGTTGGGTTAAATCCGGTATAGATAATAGTTAG